Proteins from a genomic interval of Paenibacillus lentus:
- a CDS encoding LysM peptidoglycan-binding domain-containing protein, with product MDKYTLTLSFNNRAEAIEFPVLPGKIEVQSSGDSKTYEISQLGEINVIKNMKLKEIAFESFFPARWFPGVNVERRAMFKPAYYIDKIEDWRSKKRPVRLVLTGSNLNINMAVSIEKFSWGEEAGTVGDIHYQISFKEYRFYAARKVGFVKDTTGKETAISNNQSVSRADTRVQPETYTLVAGDNLWKVAKQFLGDGSKYKQLQTLNGIKDSELKRLPIGKVIKLP from the coding sequence GTGGATAAGTACACCCTTACCCTATCATTCAACAATCGAGCCGAAGCGATTGAATTCCCGGTCCTTCCCGGTAAAATTGAAGTGCAATCCAGCGGAGATAGTAAGACATACGAAATATCCCAGTTAGGCGAAATTAACGTCATCAAAAATATGAAGCTGAAAGAAATTGCATTTGAGAGCTTCTTCCCGGCAAGGTGGTTCCCGGGGGTTAATGTAGAACGCAGAGCGATGTTCAAGCCGGCTTATTACATTGATAAAATTGAAGATTGGCGAAGTAAAAAACGCCCGGTTCGGTTGGTGCTCACCGGTTCGAATTTGAATATCAATATGGCAGTGAGTATTGAAAAGTTTAGCTGGGGTGAAGAGGCGGGTACTGTTGGGGACATACACTACCAAATCTCGTTTAAAGAATATCGTTTCTATGCCGCAAGGAAGGTCGGATTTGTAAAGGATACAACAGGCAAAGAAACGGCAATTTCTAATAACCAGTCAGTGTCGCGCGCAGATACACGGGTACAGCCTGAAACGTATACCCTTGTAGCGGGGGACAACCTTTGGAAAGTGGCTAAACAATTTTTGGGTGATGGCAGCAAATATAAGCAATTACAGA
- a CDS encoding tape measure protein codes for MANVHPTLNLITNHQKMIQMTQVINKNYVQINNTLNQVNINIEKADKSVKKTETSVKKLVFGVIAKGVKLAQQLGGVIGGAMAISDDMAATNARLAFVNDGLRTQAGLQQQVLDIANRTRTSYSATAGLITKLGVGTQGLFKNNDDLLDFTDKFNKSLVISGVSAEEAESAMQQMSQALGDGVVQGDELGNLSKTAPAIMKVLTGGLGVSGEELMQMAANDQLTADQFVKAFQNQSGDIDKMFEDMPVTFSGAMAVIDNTIKGWVGSLGEAGGPLNRITELVVLLTTYLQSDTVTNFIDGLAMGISTAVSWLIQLVEYAAQVYSFFSENWSLLGPIIWGLAAAIGGLTLAINWTTIATKAAALATRMAAVAQSVWNAVMNANPIVLIITLIVSLILIIYKLWTTNENFVAGVLGAWNSFLNFLDKLPAYFWQLVEWMMIPFKMWAQSIGKLYDFVINSIIDGINVIISLINSVTGSTIALQGKFSMEDLADDIADFAGAKKDEAYARAAINAQERDRKLQDRLNKMAAKRAEDQAELEAQGGPGGSNASLFSQSGVPASTMDTIDKVNQVGSVGRVEDTVDISSEDLKTMRELAEMKSIQNFVTLTPTVSVSTGDIHNGTDLDTIISQITVTLEEEIASSASRLYA; via the coding sequence GTGGCGAATGTGCATCCAACTCTAAATTTGATTACCAACCATCAGAAGATGATTCAAATGACACAGGTCATTAACAAAAATTATGTGCAAATAAATAACACATTAAATCAGGTAAACATAAACATTGAAAAGGCTGACAAGAGCGTAAAGAAAACGGAAACCTCAGTTAAAAAGCTCGTTTTTGGTGTTATAGCCAAGGGGGTAAAACTTGCCCAACAATTAGGTGGGGTGATCGGTGGGGCCATGGCGATATCCGATGACATGGCTGCTACCAACGCCCGTTTAGCTTTTGTTAATGATGGTTTGCGCACCCAGGCTGGGTTACAGCAACAGGTTTTAGATATAGCCAATAGAACCAGGACGAGTTATAGTGCAACAGCCGGACTCATAACTAAGCTTGGAGTAGGTACGCAAGGTTTATTTAAGAACAATGATGATTTGCTTGATTTCACGGATAAATTCAATAAATCCCTGGTGATTAGTGGAGTTTCAGCAGAAGAAGCTGAAAGTGCGATGCAACAAATGTCCCAGGCTCTGGGAGATGGGGTTGTGCAAGGAGATGAGCTTGGCAACCTTTCGAAGACCGCTCCGGCGATCATGAAGGTATTGACAGGTGGATTAGGAGTCTCCGGTGAAGAATTGATGCAAATGGCAGCTAACGATCAGCTTACAGCTGATCAATTTGTTAAGGCCTTTCAGAATCAATCGGGAGATATTGACAAGATGTTTGAGGACATGCCGGTGACCTTTAGTGGTGCAATGGCCGTTATCGACAATACGATTAAGGGTTGGGTTGGTAGCTTAGGGGAAGCAGGAGGCCCCTTAAACCGAATCACTGAACTTGTCGTTCTTTTAACCACGTATTTGCAGTCCGATACCGTGACAAATTTTATTGACGGTTTGGCCATGGGTATATCCACGGCAGTATCATGGTTGATTCAATTAGTCGAATACGCAGCACAAGTATACAGCTTTTTCTCGGAAAATTGGTCCCTTCTCGGCCCGATTATATGGGGATTGGCGGCTGCAATCGGTGGTTTAACACTGGCGATAAACTGGACCACGATAGCTACAAAGGCGGCAGCATTAGCTACGAGGATGGCAGCCGTAGCCCAGTCAGTATGGAATGCGGTCATGAACGCTAATCCGATCGTCTTAATCATAACTTTGATTGTATCCTTAATTTTGATCATCTATAAACTATGGACAACCAACGAAAATTTTGTAGCTGGTGTTTTGGGCGCATGGAACTCTTTTCTTAATTTCCTTGATAAGCTTCCAGCTTATTTCTGGCAGTTGGTTGAATGGATGATGATCCCCTTTAAAATGTGGGCGCAAAGTATCGGGAAATTGTATGACTTTGTAATCAACAGTATCATTGATGGCATAAATGTAATAATAAGCCTGATAAACAGCGTTACTGGCTCAACGATTGCGTTACAAGGGAAGTTTAGTATGGAGGATCTAGCTGATGATATTGCTGATTTTGCTGGTGCTAAAAAGGACGAAGCCTATGCAAGAGCTGCGATAAATGCACAGGAACGAGATCGAAAGTTACAGGATAGGCTGAATAAAATGGCTGCGAAAAGAGCAGAAGATCAAGCAGAGCTAGAAGCGCAGGGGGGACCTGGTGGATCGAACGCTTCTTTATTTAGTCAATCGGGTGTGCCTGCATCAACTATGGACACTATTGACAAGGTGAATCAGGTGGGTAGTGTTGGAAGAGTTGAAGACACGGTAGACATCAGTAGTGAAGACCTCAAAACGATGCGTGAATTGGCAGAAATGAAGTCGATCCAAAATTTCGTAACGCTAACACCTACGGTATCCGTCAGCACCGGCGATATTCATAACGGTACAGATTTGGATACGATCATTTCGCAAATTACAGTTACATTGGAAGAAGAAATAGCATCGAGTGCATCGAGATTATACGCGTAA
- a CDS encoding phage tail assembly chaperone: protein MSLQEFLNANPIDGLTEEVTVSKRFKDAEGNLLKFKIKAMTGPDFEELRKRSTIIHKKGKVEFNAQQFNTTSVINNTLVPDFKDAESISKLGCSTPEQYVNKVLLPGEIATLAEHIQRLSGFDVGMDDLVEEAKN, encoded by the coding sequence ATGAGCTTGCAAGAATTTTTGAATGCTAACCCTATTGATGGTTTGACGGAAGAAGTGACCGTGTCCAAGCGCTTTAAAGATGCAGAGGGAAATCTGTTAAAGTTCAAGATTAAGGCCATGACAGGTCCTGATTTTGAGGAGCTTCGCAAACGTTCTACCATCATTCATAAAAAAGGGAAGGTAGAGTTTAATGCACAGCAGTTTAACACCACATCTGTCATCAATAATACGCTAGTACCTGACTTTAAAGATGCGGAGTCCATTAGCAAACTTGGTTGTTCTACTCCTGAGCAATACGTAAATAAAGTGTTGTTGCCCGGTGAGATTGCAACCCTTGCTGAACACATCCAGCGCCTGAGTGGTTTTGATGTTGGGATGGATGATCTGGTGGAAGAAGCAAAAAACTAA
- a CDS encoding phage tail tube protein, with product MGVFNVKDAISGKTARAFVTINGRVEELLYGKTGEATAEKNKVDVPVLGKTNTPQRAAGWKGTGTLTVYYVTSMFRELMINYIKTGEDFWFDLMMVNEQPGSAAGKQTIVLKNCNVDSLLLSKFDATSDDMLEEEIPFTFEDVDMPDMFNTI from the coding sequence ATGGGAGTTTTTAATGTTAAAGATGCCATTAGCGGCAAGACTGCACGAGCTTTTGTAACCATCAACGGACGGGTGGAGGAATTGCTCTACGGTAAGACCGGGGAGGCCACTGCTGAGAAAAACAAAGTGGATGTGCCTGTGCTCGGTAAAACGAATACGCCACAGCGTGCTGCTGGATGGAAAGGCACTGGTACACTGACGGTCTATTATGTAACGTCGATGTTTAGGGAATTGATGATCAACTATATTAAAACAGGTGAGGATTTTTGGTTTGATTTGATGATGGTCAACGAGCAACCGGGGAGTGCTGCGGGGAAGCAAACGATTGTGCTTAAAAACTGCAATGTCGATAGTCTGCTCCTCTCCAAATTTGATGCGACCAGCGACGATATGCTGGAAGAGGAAATTCCGTTCACATTTGAGGATGTGGACATGCCGGATATGTTTAATACTATTTAA
- a CDS encoding phage tail sheath family protein yields MGGTWTTQNKVLPDVYINFKSEAQALGKLGERGILAVPAHLPWGKEGITTLEASTFMQNSLAAIGFHAVDPRIKHIAAALSHVNKVLIYRLGANGAVKASVVSGSLTATAKYGGSRGNDLKISIQSNIDMLGFFNVITYVDQEEVDVQTVEKAEDLVSNDFVDFSGTGVLTDTAVTSLEGGADGSGGAGEYTAALAAFEAEEFEVLAVPTEDSVIKSLATAYTKRLRENEGKKFQTVLCNYPEADHEGVISLKNGIVTADGLTVEPTYLVWEIAAMEAAANVNQSLTYAVIPNAVDVSPKYTKTELVQAISNGEMVLTVDNGQARIVQDINTLKTFTMDRGKPFSKNRIIRTLDAIANDISRVFKQHFLGKVSNDADGRNLFKAEAISYLESLQAIGAIQNFDSQKDIEVLPGKDSDSIGINLWIQAVDSVEKIYISVTVR; encoded by the coding sequence ATGGGCGGCACTTGGACTACACAAAATAAAGTATTGCCTGATGTATACATTAATTTCAAATCTGAAGCACAGGCACTTGGTAAATTAGGAGAACGAGGTATATTGGCGGTTCCCGCTCATCTGCCTTGGGGGAAAGAAGGAATCACGACACTTGAAGCAAGCACATTTATGCAGAACTCGTTAGCTGCTATCGGGTTTCATGCAGTCGACCCACGGATCAAGCATATTGCCGCGGCACTTTCCCATGTTAATAAGGTATTGATTTATCGCTTAGGAGCAAACGGGGCAGTGAAGGCAAGTGTTGTGTCAGGTAGTTTGACGGCGACGGCTAAATATGGCGGCTCGCGAGGAAATGATCTTAAAATCTCGATCCAGTCCAACATAGATATGCTGGGCTTTTTTAATGTCATCACGTATGTGGATCAGGAGGAAGTGGATGTCCAGACGGTCGAAAAAGCAGAGGATCTCGTATCCAATGACTTTGTGGACTTTAGCGGTACAGGCGTATTGACAGACACTGCTGTGACCTCCCTGGAGGGCGGGGCGGACGGTTCTGGCGGAGCTGGGGAATATACTGCAGCCCTTGCAGCCTTTGAGGCGGAGGAATTTGAGGTGTTGGCGGTGCCTACAGAAGATAGTGTCATTAAATCACTCGCAACGGCTTATACCAAGCGTCTCCGGGAGAACGAGGGGAAGAAGTTTCAGACTGTACTGTGCAACTATCCTGAAGCGGATCATGAAGGTGTAATTAGCCTGAAAAACGGTATTGTGACCGCTGATGGCTTAACGGTAGAACCGACCTATCTGGTATGGGAGATTGCAGCTATGGAAGCAGCTGCTAACGTCAACCAATCGTTGACTTATGCGGTGATTCCTAACGCAGTCGATGTGTCACCGAAATATACAAAGACTGAGCTTGTTCAGGCGATTAGTAACGGCGAAATGGTGCTTACTGTCGATAACGGCCAGGCACGAATTGTGCAGGATATTAATACACTTAAGACATTTACGATGGACCGGGGGAAGCCATTTAGCAAAAACCGGATTATTCGCACCTTGGACGCCATTGCTAATGATATATCCAGAGTGTTCAAACAGCATTTCCTTGGCAAGGTATCCAATGATGCCGACGGGCGAAATCTGTTTAAAGCTGAAGCGATCTCTTATCTCGAGAGCCTGCAGGCTATAGGTGCGATCCAAAATTTTGATTCTCAAAAGGATATTGAAGTTTTGCCGGGCAAGGATTCAGATTCCATTGGAATTAATCTTTGGATTCAAGCCGTGGATAGCGTCGAAAAAATTTATATCAGTGTCACAGTACGTTAA
- a CDS encoding phage tail terminator family protein, with translation MDIVSSNRIRQGIAGALAEVFPGITVYDEEIEQGLKTPYFMVQLQTTSQVQELDRRYHRTHTFDIGFFPEGPQYNEEAHATAEILYDALATVDIEGEIYRGLNMKHEVNNQTLHFFVDYRFWVWKSKPETPKMQTLEQEGILNYG, from the coding sequence ATGGACATAGTAAGTTCAAATCGCATTCGTCAGGGAATCGCAGGCGCTCTGGCGGAAGTATTTCCTGGCATAACAGTCTATGACGAAGAGATTGAGCAGGGCTTGAAAACACCATATTTCATGGTTCAATTGCAAACAACATCACAAGTGCAAGAACTGGACAGGCGCTATCACCGCACTCATACCTTCGACATTGGCTTTTTCCCGGAAGGGCCGCAATACAACGAAGAGGCTCATGCAACCGCAGAAATACTCTATGATGCGCTAGCGACAGTCGATATCGAAGGCGAAATATACCGAGGACTGAATATGAAGCATGAAGTGAATAATCAGACATTACATTTCTTCGTGGATTATAGGTTCTGGGTGTGGAAGTCGAAGCCGGAAACACCGAAAATGCAAACACTCGAGCAGGAGGGAATCTTAAATTATGGCTAA
- a CDS encoding acyl carrier protein, translated as MNRTMVQEGILEVIHLVLMLPEADIDTELIGSSGILDSMTMIRLLAELEKRFDFTLDEEDLSLDSLRNVRSLTDWIIKSKEGELA; from the coding sequence ATGAATCGCACAATGGTTCAAGAGGGAATATTGGAAGTTATTCATTTAGTACTCATGCTGCCGGAGGCAGATATAGATACCGAACTGATTGGCAGCTCGGGTATTCTGGATTCTATGACGATGATCAGATTGCTGGCCGAGTTAGAAAAACGGTTTGACTTTACCCTTGATGAAGAAGATTTGTCGTTGGATTCACTTCGGAATGTTAGAAGCTTAACCGATTGGATCATTAAAAGTAAGGAAGGCGAACTTGCATAG
- a CDS encoding HAD-IIIC family phosphatase has protein sequence MIKCIVWDLDDTIWEGTLRENADNIILRPGIEQVLVELDQRGILHSIASRNRLDQVVSKLEEFGIAQYFVSLQCHFSSKAISLRQIAMELNIGLEALAFVDNDSFERFEMNYYYPQVLTFDAQYYLELPKSPSLQVRDVTEESANRRHYMLARQQRKAAERGFQGSREQFLKECQMVLQIQQADPGDYPRIVELSHRTNQMNSLLERIDRPFVESFCQLKQHMIYVARLKDRFGDHGLIGTCFVALEGNAMKIRLFCISCRIEGRGVAAAFLYTVLKRLVLKWPQMREMHCLLARKERNLPARLLLEMLGFHKLEEQENKEYIKYQLNLPLADRTFDWLEIGE, from the coding sequence ATGATTAAATGTATTGTTTGGGATTTGGATGATACGATCTGGGAAGGCACCTTAAGGGAGAATGCCGATAATATTATATTGCGTCCAGGCATAGAACAGGTGCTGGTTGAGCTGGATCAGCGCGGCATTTTACATAGTATCGCAAGTCGTAACAGACTTGATCAGGTGGTTAGCAAGCTGGAGGAATTCGGCATAGCTCAATATTTTGTATCTCTGCAATGCCATTTTAGTTCTAAAGCGATAAGCTTGAGGCAGATCGCCATGGAGCTGAATATCGGCTTGGAGGCGTTGGCATTTGTTGATAATGATTCATTTGAGCGGTTTGAAATGAATTATTACTATCCCCAGGTACTCACTTTTGATGCGCAGTATTATTTGGAGCTGCCTAAATCCCCCAGTCTTCAGGTTAGGGATGTGACAGAGGAGTCTGCAAACCGCAGACATTATATGCTTGCGCGGCAGCAGCGGAAAGCAGCAGAAAGGGGATTTCAAGGCAGCCGCGAACAGTTTTTGAAGGAATGTCAAATGGTACTTCAGATCCAACAGGCCGATCCTGGTGACTATCCACGAATTGTTGAGCTATCTCACCGAACCAATCAAATGAATAGCCTGCTGGAACGTATTGACCGTCCATTTGTCGAATCGTTTTGCCAGCTTAAGCAACATATGATTTATGTAGCGAGATTAAAGGATCGCTTTGGAGATCATGGTTTGATAGGCACATGCTTTGTTGCACTTGAGGGAAACGCAATGAAAATCAGACTGTTCTGTATCTCCTGCCGAATTGAAGGGCGTGGGGTGGCTGCAGCATTTTTATATACTGTGTTAAAGCGTCTAGTACTAAAATGGCCGCAGATGAGGGAGATGCATTGTCTTCTGGCCCGAAAGGAACGCAATTTACCCGCCCGATTGCTGTTGGAAATGCTTGGTTTTCATAAACTGGAAGAGCAAGAAAATAAGGAGTACATCAAGTATCAACTGAATCTGCCGCTCGCAGACAGAACGTTTGACTGGCTTGAGATAGGAGAATGA
- a CDS encoding GNAT family N-acetyltransferase, producing MPIRVIEHHDIEQVAQIEIEISVISFGQEAVTDPQFHIKKLEKAIRNEREGMLILEVDESVGGWMWITPRENSITKEKYANFKSFYIAPEWRGTSYVEELFEEGIAYCRREQVDHIVGKVHVENLPMRLLYKQHGFRPTHLTMELSVSESDD from the coding sequence ATGCCAATTCGGGTAATTGAACATCATGACATTGAACAGGTGGCACAGATTGAAATTGAAATTTCTGTCATTTCATTTGGACAGGAGGCTGTAACTGATCCGCAGTTCCATATTAAAAAGCTTGAGAAGGCAATTCGAAATGAACGCGAAGGCATGCTTATCCTTGAGGTAGACGAGAGTGTTGGCGGCTGGATGTGGATTACGCCACGCGAGAATTCGATTACAAAGGAGAAGTATGCCAATTTTAAAAGCTTCTATATTGCTCCAGAATGGCGAGGAACCAGCTATGTGGAAGAGCTGTTTGAAGAAGGAATAGCTTATTGTCGCAGAGAACAGGTAGATCATATTGTCGGTAAGGTTCATGTCGAAAATTTGCCGATGCGTCTGCTGTATAAGCAGCATGGCTTCAGGCCCACGCATCTGACCATGGAGCTGTCCGTAAGTGAATCAGATGATTAA
- a CDS encoding bis-aminopropyl spermidine synthase family protein: MNNEAIDSIYSQVSIKDGKKVIENILLDVYFKPGISTKDIARRTLLPLPVVAAIKKEFIKAGIIEQGRGVKCTMRGTRLIEYTMGFGALDRDMYQRLMRGNWQPGGMEDLRKELDELMGKLEAIFAARPQVDVTIDQSSCTLETSMKRAVLALRNGVLIGRDIVCLGDDDLVSVSLAFLLKELYRQNPHKSNSRIHVFEIDKRIISYINYLAETEDLPIVCYEMDFRTQLPQELMHQFDCVFTDPPYTLPGMNLFLSRAIQLLKPDVGLPIFLSFAHKSPDFTLEMQRSITEMGLLVTSVLPRFNEYIGAEIIGNTSQMIVLQSTAEMRESIASEYKEAIYTGEVRRTIRSYQCKECHQIYQVGYKLPWQTIEQLKQDGCPNCRHSIFELIQKRGTSIKDKS, from the coding sequence ATGAACAATGAGGCGATTGATTCAATATATTCTCAGGTATCGATAAAGGACGGCAAGAAGGTCATTGAGAACATTTTGCTGGATGTCTATTTTAAACCCGGCATCTCTACTAAAGACATAGCTCGAAGAACGCTACTGCCCTTGCCAGTTGTCGCTGCGATTAAGAAGGAATTTATTAAAGCGGGCATTATTGAGCAGGGACGGGGAGTTAAATGCACGATGCGGGGAACGCGACTGATTGAATACACTATGGGGTTTGGAGCCCTGGATCGCGACATGTATCAACGTCTAATGCGAGGCAACTGGCAGCCCGGAGGAATGGAGGATTTACGCAAGGAATTAGATGAACTGATGGGCAAGCTCGAGGCTATCTTTGCTGCGAGACCTCAAGTGGATGTAACGATCGATCAATCCTCTTGCACACTGGAGACAAGTATGAAGCGAGCGGTGCTAGCTTTGCGGAACGGCGTACTGATCGGCAGAGATATTGTGTGCTTGGGCGATGATGATCTTGTCAGTGTTTCACTCGCGTTTCTCCTGAAAGAGCTGTATCGTCAGAACCCGCATAAGTCCAATTCCCGTATTCATGTCTTTGAAATTGATAAGCGTATTATTAGCTATATCAATTATTTGGCTGAAACTGAGGATTTGCCTATTGTTTGTTATGAAATGGACTTCCGTACCCAGCTTCCTCAGGAGCTTATGCATCAGTTTGACTGTGTATTCACCGATCCTCCATATACGCTTCCAGGAATGAATCTGTTTTTGTCTAGAGCTATCCAGTTGCTAAAGCCGGATGTTGGATTGCCGATCTTTCTGTCCTTCGCTCATAAATCTCCTGATTTCACATTGGAAATGCAGCGCTCAATAACAGAAATGGGCTTGCTTGTCACAAGCGTGTTACCACGGTTTAATGAATATATCGGTGCGGAAATTATCGGTAACACAAGTCAAATGATTGTACTGCAATCCACTGCGGAGATGAGAGAAAGTATTGCTTCTGAGTATAAAGAAGCCATTTATACCGGGGAAGTCAGGCGCACAATTCGTTCGTATCAATGTAAAGAATGCCACCAAATTTACCAGGTAGGATATAAACTGCCCTGGCAGACGATAGAACAATTGAAGCAGGACGGCTGTCCGAATTGCCGGCATAGCATCTTTGAGCTTATTCAGAAGAGAGGAACATCAATCAAAGATAAATCATAA